The genomic region GCAATCGGAGTCTCTGCCTCAGGCTAGCGTTGCGGCAGGGCGTCAGCATCGTGGCGAGTGGCGGGGCTGTACGGTGGTGGAGGCGCGACATTTTNNNNNNNNNNNNNNNNNNNNNNNNNNNNNNNNNNNNNNNNNNNNNNNNNNNNNNNNNNNNNNNNNNNNNNNNNNNNNNNNNNNNNNNNNNNNNNNNNNNNNNNNNNNNNNNNNNNNNNNNNNNNNNNNNNNNNNNNNNNNNNNNNNNNNNNNNNNTTGAttagagaggagagaaaaagactaaagtaattttttttgaataaaataaaagaagagaattaaaataaaaagttaaaatagATTCAAATGTTTTATTTTGattgttttttaaatttaaatctcagGGAATTTTGATTGTATGTCCCATTTTCTTTTAGAAGTGAAAGAAATTAAAGCTATGTTGCTGCGCTAGTCACCTCAAAGACTCAAACTTTTGGGTCTCGAGCTTGCCTCTCATTTGTTCTCTTTTTCCTTCTCAAAACCATTACTACGATCAACTCCATCCCAATGTCGCCCCGGCCTTATCCCATAGCGATTTGGTGCAGCATCTAAACCTCTTTTCAATTGCGGAACAACAAAACCTGATTCTTTCATATTCTCACCTTCTCCCAAATCCGGAAGAACAGGCTCTGTATATTTTTTCTTTACCAAATGTGCCATAGGATCACCCCATCTTAATCTATCTTTGAGCATGTTGTCAAGTTCTGGATCGTTCCTGCTGCGTGCAAAAGGCTTGTCCTTCTCGATTTCTAGTTCCTTCATCCTAGCCTCAGCTTCCCTCTTCTGAGCCAAGCCCTTGCCCCATTCTATTTCCTTCTCCTTTGGCTTttcttctactttctgttttgacTTCAAGTATTCTTCCTTGGAAATGCGTACTCCTTTTACTTTATCACGATACACTGGTTCAGCACCACGCCCACTGATTGAAGGATTCATCATTTTAAATCTCATCAAATCATCCTTCTTCTTTTTGTCAATCTCTTTTCTGATATCTTTACCAGAAATCAAACCTGTTTTTCTGTCACTGACAGGTGCTGCATTGGACTTTTCAGAAAGGCTAGGTGAATGACGGTGAGAACTCCCTCTTGCAACATCCTTCTGCCGTTTCCTTGGGGGTGAAAGCTCTGATTCCTCATGTCCATGCCAAGTCTCTTTCATTGGAGAATcaaatattcagatatgctaattgatcctaattatattcgaACAATTTCATAAGCACTAATCTATTTTCCGATTGATCTACCTTGAATTATAGCAGATCGATTTTGTTGACCAAAACGATGAAGATAAaggatgaaaattaaataaaagatatgaaggaaaaaaaagataataaaaataacattatcTTTGTGTAATGTCTTTGCCTAATATAATGTTTGTTTGTgtgttattattttgataaaaaagatcttttttaatgaaaaaagattttttttattttttaatgtgtttgacaaatttttagtagtaaaaataaaagcactagaaaaataaaagatattttttttttaaaaaaaaaaagatcttttttatataataaataaataaatatttccttttatattgttatattcaaatataattgataaataaaaagatctttttgcatgagatatccaaatataaaattattttactttttcataaaatcttttaaaaaaaaataactcgaaaaaagattttttcttaaaaattcacCCAAATAAGTCTATAATGATTGTGTTCTAATTGCTTTTTTGGCTAGTTGGATCATGTTTTTAGCTACAACTTTATGTATGCTTTTAATTTAAGGCAGCTACTCCTATGAAGATGCTAAAAACATCTTTTCATGATGATCCTTGTTTAAAAAGTGTAacttatttattttgtaatattttaaataaagataacatttttatttcaaataagaTCAAACCCTACAATCTATTATCCAATGGTCAAAATGATATATCTTCACATAATGACAATCATTAAATCTTCATTGGAGTAGCCACCTTAATTTAATTtgtgtgcttctattgtttttgtATGTGCCATCTTCTCCTAAAACTGAATAAAAGCTATGTACGCGTACAAGTATTGAGTTTGAAGTTTGAATATCTTAAGTTTAAATTATTATTCTAAATTTCTTTATAGGTTTATTCAAATTTTAAGTGGGTGTTATTGTTTAAAGATTTGCAATTAAATTTGACCTTACCCTGCAGAAACTTATATTCAATAACTACTTTATTTGTCCAtttttacaaataaaataaatattcaaattaaattaaatattttaggcTTAAAATATGCTTTAGATTTTATAAAATACGTGTTACTTAAAACATAAAAGAGGTTTCTATTAGTCATTGCTGTTAAGAGGTTTTGTTAAATAAGTGATAATATCATAAATTAAATGTTGATGTAATAAGTTAAAATGTTGACTTAGGAGAATTCGTACTTGGCTAATCTCTAATATTGCAAGCAATTTCACTAAATGGGTACAATGGTAACATTGGTGGTCAAAAGAAATTACTAATTGTTGTTTTATTTTGGATGTATAGTTTTTTTATTGTTAGATTAAGTTGTTGTTTCTCTTGTTTGAAACTATTTTTTGGAGGCTATGTTATCCATGTTTGCAATACCAAAAAAAATACATAACTGTTATATGTTAGCTagttttgtttctctttttatttAGTCGAGTTTATACtaataatctaaaaaaattagaaatattttGTTTAAATATTTAAGAATTGACAGTTAATACCTTTACATAAGTGAATTAAAATCTCATATATATTCAGTATGAGTAATTCTTGGCATACAAGCGATTAAGGCTTGTAAGCCTTACAAGTTCAATTAAAACTAACGCTCAAAACACGCTTCGaaccattcttcttcctcttcgtcttctccttcttcttttctttcgtttcttgccttctctttctccttcttcttcttcttcttgctgcacgttcttcttcctcttactcttcttcttctccttttctttcgtttctgcacgttcttccacatcgtcttcctcttcttcttcatttacgttctttctctctgttttatcttttttttttttcgatttttcatgGTGAAATCGtttttaaagaagaagaagcagtagaagatgaggaggagaaagagaaagagttctgaattatgcataagatgtattttaacaaattttgggtgtatttctttaaatcctttgggtgtattttctgtaatcctttgggtgtatttctataatcgtttgggtaaattcctgtaaccgtttgggtttATTTCTGTAATAATTTTGGGTGtacttctgtaatcgtttgggtgtatttctgaagttccattatctt from Arachis ipaensis cultivar K30076 chromosome B02, Araip1.1, whole genome shotgun sequence harbors:
- the LOC107626648 gene encoding BUD13 homolog, coding for MKETWHGHEESELSPPRKRQKDVARGSSHRHSPSLSEKSNAAPVSDRKTGLISGKDIRKEIDKKKKDDLMRFKMMNPSISGRGAEPVYRDKVKGVRISKEEYLKSKQKVEEKPKEKEIEWGKGLAQKREAEARMKELEIEKDKPFARSRNDPELDNMLKDRLRWGDPMAHLVKKKYTEPVLPDLGEGENMKESGFVVPQLKRGLDAAPNRYGIRPGRHWDGVDRSNGFEKEKENK